Below is a window of Humulus lupulus chromosome 2, drHumLupu1.1, whole genome shotgun sequence DNA.
CCATCAGTTTACCACACACTCCTTGTCCAGGTACTCAAAAaattaagattgttgatggttcCCTCTCCTCTGTGGCTGGTAAAGGGTCTATATATTTATCCCCTTCTATTGCTCTTTATGATGTCCTTCATGTCCCAAATTTATCGTGTAATTTGTTCTTTGTCGGTAAAGTCACTTGAGATCAACAATGTTTTGTCTCTTTCTCACCACTCTGTTGTACTTTTCAGGATATGACCTCGGGGAAGACGATTCAGAGTGCGAAGGCATGTAGTGGGTTGTATAACATTAATCTATTTCCTCATGCTCAAGTAAATAAAACTTTTGTTTCTGGTTGTATTGCTTCTCGTAATAATGATATTATGCAATGGCATTATAGGCTAGGTCACCCTAGTTTTTCCTATTTAAAATATATCTTTCCTAAgttgtttcaaaataaaaatctGAGCTCCTTTAATTGTGGCATTTGTCAGTTTGCTAAACATACCCGTATTATTTTTCGTTCTATACCTTACAAATCAACTCAACCATTTAATCTTATTCATAGTGATATATAGGGACTATCTAGAATAACCAATACCACAAATACTAGATGGtttatcactttcattgatgaacACACACGTGTTAGCTGGATTTTTCTTCTTGAACAGAAATCTGATGCTTCCATGACATTTAGAAACTTTCATTTTATGATCAAAAATCAATTCAATGCTAATCTTCAAGTATTGCAAAAAGATAATGGCACTGAATATTTTAACTCCATCTTGGGTGATTATCTTCTATCTCATGGCATCATTCATAAGAGTTCATGTGTAGGCACACCTCAACAAAATGGGATTGTCGAACGCAAAAATAGACACCTGTTGGAGGTTGCTAGGGCCTTAATGTTTACCACATTTGTCCCTAAGCATTTTGGGGTGAGGCTATCCTTACCGCTGTCTACCTCATCAATCGAATGCCCTCTCGAGTGTTGAACTTTCACACTCCATTCTCTCTATCCTTCTTAAAACGTATCCACATACTCATCTTGTTTCTAATCTCCCCTTTAAAATGTTTGGTTTTACTTCTTATGTCCATGTTCTAGGTCCAAACTGATCCAAATTTGATCCACGTGCTCTTAGGTGTGTTTTTTTGGGCTACTCTTCTACCAAAAAGGGGTATAAATGTTATAACCCTTATACTCGATGTATGCATGTCTCCTTAGACGCCACATTCAATGAAGAACAACCTTTTTATCCCAACACTTCACTTCAGGGAGGGGGTAGTGAGTGAAGTTTCTAATTGGGATACTTGCTTACCTAAAGTTATCCCAGAAATTGATCAAACTATTCACATCAATCCCTCATCTCCTTCTCTATCTGACATAGGAACATTTGAGCAACAATCTCAACCCCAAACTAAAGAACTTTTAGTTTACTCTCGGCGGCCAAAGGACCATTAGGTAATACAGCCAACTACTGCTCTAACATCTCATGAGTCTAACCCACAGATTGTTCTTAATGTAAGTGATTCTTCTCGCAATCCCATCTTGCCTAATGATATTCCTAATGTTGAGCCTTTTAGTATGGTGGAACCTGAGTCTAAGTTACCTATAGCCAAGAGGAAGGGAGTTCGAAGTTTTATTACATCCAATGTTCAGATATGTCTACTATAGTAGCCTAACTCCAAAATATAAAGCTTTCCTAGTAGAAGTCGAGCAAGTGGTAGTTCCTAAGGACATAACTAAGGCCCTCTCACAGAAAGAATGGAAGAAAGCAGTCTACGAGGAAATTGGGGCACTAGAAACCAAAATAACGTGGACAAAGTCAATCGACCTAGAGATAATCATGTGGTTGGATGTAAGTGGATATTTACGGTTAAACACAAGGTTGATGGAACGATAAACCAATACAAAGCGAGACTAGTTGCAAAAGGATTCATCCAAACATATGGAGTGGACTACAATGAGACGTTTGCACCCGTCGCTAGGTTAAACACAGTCAAGGTTCTGCTATCAGTTGCTGCAAATCTCGATTGTCCCTTACAACAACTAGACATCAAAAATGCCTTCCTTAATGGGCATTTGGAAGAGGAAGTTTTCATAAGAATCCCTTCAGGGTTCGAGAAAATATATAGAAAAGAGAATGTCTGTCATCTGAAAAAATCTCTCTACAGCTTAAAACAATCTCCACAAGCATGGTTTGAAAGATTTAACTGGGTGGTCAATGATAAGCCTATGATAAGGCAAGTCTAATATAGGCAACTTAAATAAGTTGATTTGGATTATTTTAGTTAGCTGAATTTCATTCCTTAATTCTTATGTATTGAATTCTTTTGGAGGTCAAAGTTGTAATTACATTTTGCTAAGGTGGCTTTAGTAAGTCACGGTTGGGGGTTATAAATAGGAGGTCAAAGAGTCAATAGGGGTATGAGAAAAGTTAGGAGAGTTGTCTCTTGTGGAGTGTTTCCAAACCCCTCGAAAGTTTGGAGTTGGAGAGTTCTAGACCTCTCGAAAGACTTGAGTATTGTAATTCTTTTTTCTATTATATCAATTGTGTGATTGAGTAAAATAGGTTGATCCTATTCTAAGGAAAACTTATCAATTGGTGCGGTGAGCTGCGGGCATGGGTCCCAAGAAGGCGATTGAGAAGGGTGATTCCACATCTTCCATGGATGATAAGGTGGAGAATCTAGAGATATAGATGTTGGCAGTTAAAGATTCCATTCAAGAACTGGGAAAATTGATGCAGCAACAATTCCAGCGAATTTTTGAAGCTCAACAACATTCAAAAGAACATCAAGAATCCCAAGAAAGTGCAGCTAAAGGGCCAGAAACACCTGCCAATTCACAGAATGCTTCGGTGCAACAGGAGAGGAACATGGGTGTAGTAGCAGGGGACAATCCGAAGAAGGGCAGGCCAATGGAAGGCGACGCAGCAGAGAGAACGTATTCTGGGGGATCTTATCGCCATGACCAGCGACTACGAAAGTTGAAAATGCCAACCTTCGAAGGTAACAATCCAAACGGGTGGATCATGCAGGCAGAAAGATATTTTGCGTGCCATCAATACGATGAACAAGAGAAAATTAAGGCAGCCTTTATATCGATTTCTGGGGATGCACTGCTGTGGTATCAGTACGAGAATAAGAGGACAATTCTCAGCTGGGAAGAGATGAAAAGGTTGATCTTGCGACATTTTTGGGATACATAGTCGGGATCTCTATATGACCAATTCTTGGTAGTACGGCAAGAGGGATCGGTTGCTGAATTTAAGAAGCAATTCATATGGTTACTGGCACCTTTGGACGACATTTCTTCAGAAGTACAACTCAGCACTTTTATCAATGGCTTACAGTCGCCTATCCGCTTGAAGCTTCGGGTACAATGCCCAAAAAACATTGACGAAGCCATGGATATTGCCCAAGACATCGaagaaaaattaaggacagccacCCAACATAAACAGAGAGCAGCCATGTTCCATCGAGCAGCCCTACAAGACTCTAACGCTACTCCAGAAGCTGCTCCAGTCAAAGATCCATCTTCCAAAGTTGGGGCTAAAGTCAGGAGGCTAACAGATGCACAAATCTGGTATAAAGGACAAAAAGGGTTGTGTTTCAAGTGTGATGACATATGGCAGCCTGGGCAACGCTGCAAGAAAAAGGAGATTAATGTGTTAATGGTGCCTGATCATATGTCAACTTGAAGAAGTGTGCCTTTGGTAGAGAGCAAATATCATACCTCGGTCATATTATTACCCAACATGGAGTGGTTGTCGATCCTGACAAGATACAAGCAATGCTAGACTGGCCGTTATCGAAGAACATTGAGGGACTAAGCGAATTTCTTGGACTGACGGGGTATTACCGAAAATTTGTGGCCAACTATGCCTGAATAGCCCAACCACTAATAGACCAGCTTAAAAAGGACTAGATTGCATGGGGACCAGCAGCTACGGAATCGTTTAGAGCACTCCAGCGAGCAATGACAAAGGTGCCTATCCTTATATTACCTGATTTCAGTAAGCCCTTTGTGATAGAGAATGATGCATCGGGCCATGGCTTAGGGGCTGTTTTGTTGCTAGATCAAAAACCAGTGGCTTACTACAGCCAAGTCCTTAGAGTACAGGCTAGAAAAAAATCCATTTATGAGAAGGAATTAATGGCAGTAGTTTTTTCTATCTCAAAATGGAGGCCATACTTATTGGGGCGAAGTTTCACATTAAGGACAGATTTACAGAGCCTGAAATTTCTATTAGAGCAAAGAGTAATAGGGTCCGAGTACCAGAAATGGGTGTCTAAACTGATGGGAATTAATTTTCAAATTGAGTACAAGTCAGGAGCCTCCAATAAAATAGCGGATGACCTTTCTAGCAAATAGATGTAGCTGATTGCAATGCATTAACTACCACAGAATGGCATCTTTGGCAGGAATTATTGGCGGAATTGGACCAAGATCAGGTGCTGAAACAACTCAAGGAAGATATTCAATCAGGCAGCAAGCATCACCACGGATTTACAGTGCACCAAGGCCGACTCATAATACCCCGGAAATCcaaaattattccaaaaattCTGGAAGAATTTCACAACACTCCTTTTAGTTGCCCTTTCGGTGAGCACAAAACATATAAACGGTTAGCATCTGAGGTTTTCTGGGAAGGACAGCGAGCAAATGTTCACAACTTCGTCCGCAGTTGCACTGTTTGTCAACAAAATAAGATGCTTACCACTTTTCCTGCAAGGCTACATCAACCCATTCTAATTCTAGCTCAAGTTTGGAATGAAATCACTATGGATTTCATTGAAGGACTCCACAAATAAGAAGGATGGGACACAATATTTGTTGTAGTCGACAGACTAACAAAGTATGCTCATTTTTTTAAACTTAAACACCCATTCACTGCTTTCACAGTGGCCGACAACTTCATGAAAGAAATTGTACGACTCCACGTGCACCACAGTCCATTGTTTCTGATAGAGATCGAATTTTCTTGAGCAACTTTTGGCGCCATCTTTTTAAACTACAAGGAACTCAGCTGAAGAAGAGTACGGCCTACCATCCCCAAACGGATGGGCAATCTGAAGTCTTGAACAAATGTCTCGAAACCTACCTCCGATGCTTTACAAATTAGCAGCCGAAACAATGGGCAAGGTGGCTAGCATGGGCAGAATACTCCTACAACACCTCTTACCACACAGCTATTAAATGTTCACCATTTAAAGCTTTGTATGGTAGAGATCCTCCTACTATTATTCCATACAAAAAAGGTTCAGCAATCGTTTCTACAGTGGGGGAATTGTTGGAAGCTCGTGACAGTATGTTAGACGACTTGCGCATGCATCTTCTTCGGGCACAACACCGCATGAAGGCACAAGCTGATACTAAACAGCATTTGAAAGAGTTTAGCGTTGGGGACCAAGTTTTTTTGAAGCTTAGGCCCTACAAGCAGCGGTCATTGGCCAAACGCTACAATGAAAAGTTGTCACCTCGCTACTACAGACCTTTCACTGTACTCCAAAAAATTGGACCGGTAGCCTATAAACTTCAGCTGCCAGATCACGCCAAGATCCATCCTGTCTTCCATGTTTCCCAGCTTCGAAGAGCCATTGGGATTCAGCAGTCGTCATCCACATTTCCTCCCAATTTGACAGCAGAATTATAGCTGCAAGTAGAGCCGGAGGTCGTTTTACAGCAGCGATTCCCTACTCCAGGTGATCAACATTCATCAAAGGTCTTAATCAAGTGGACTTCACTACCAGAATTTGAAGCAACTTGGGAACCCTTCTCCACCATCAGTGAGCAATTTCCTTTGTTCCACCTTAAGGACAAGGTGAAGGTCTTTGGGGGGTATTGATAGGCCTATGATTAGGCAAGTCTATCATAGGCGACTTAAATAAGTTGATATGGATTATTTTAGTTAGCTGAATTTAATTCCTTAATTCTTATGTATTGAATTCTTTTGGAGGTCAAAGTTGTAATTACATTTTGCTGAGGTGGCTTTAGTAAGTCACGGTTGGGGGGTTATAAATAGGAGGTCAAAGAGTCAATAGGGggtatgagaaaagttatgagaGTTGTCTCTTGTGGAGTGTTTCCAAACCCCTTGAAAGTTTGGAGTCGGAGAGTTCCAGACCTCTCGAAAGTCTAGAGTTCTGTAATTCTTTTTTCTATTATTTCAATAAAAGTTAAGAGGAATTTTCAGCAATTGTGTGATTGAGTAAAACAGGTTGATCCTATTCTAAGGAAAACCTATTAGTAAAACAGTACGAGTATAAACAGGCTCAATCGTATCACACCTTGTTCTTCAAACACTCACAAGAAGGTAAGGTAACTATTCTCATtgtctatgttgatgacatagtACTCATCGATGATGATTATGGTGAGTAAAAAAGACTTAAAGGCTTGCTAGCACAAGAATTCGAGGTAAAAGATCTTGGACCAATGAAGTATTTTCTAGGAATTGAGGTTGCAAGAACAAAACAAGGAATTGTTGTCTCAAAGGAAATATGTCCTAGATCTACTCAAGGAAACAGGAATAAGTGGTTGTAAACCTGTGACAACACCAGTTGAACCAAATGGCAAGTATAAACTAACAAAAGAGAAGCCAATTGACAAGGGAATGTAACAGCCAATAGTGGGAAAATTGATCTACCTATCCCACACAAGGCCCAATATTGCATTTGTTGTGAACTTGGTTAGCCAACACATGCACAATCCATTCAAAGAACACTTGGAAGCTGTGTACAGACTTTTTGAAGAAAACACTAGGAAATGGATTACTATTCAAaaagaatgaggaaagaggtgttGAGGCCTTCACAAATGCATATTGGGCAGGGTTAGTTGAAGATAGAAGATCAACAACTAGATATTGTACTAAAGCATGAGGGAACTTGGTTACTTGGAGGAGTAAGAAGCAACAAGTGGTAGCCCGACGTAGTGTCGAAGCAGAACTCAAAGCTCTAGCTCAAGGAGTATGCGAATTAATTTGGACCAAACGCATACTTGAAGAATTAAAACACCAAAGGATCGAGCCTTTAAAGTTGTACAGCGACAACAAGTCAGCAATCAACATAGCACACAACCCAGTCCATCACAACAGAACCAAGCATATTGAAGTAGACAGACACTTCATTACAGAAAAAATTGATGGAAGGAACTATGTGTTATATATATTCCTAACAAGCAACAATAGGTTGTATTACTGACTAAAGGGCTATCAACAAAAAGTTTCAACGAGTTAGTTTGCAAGCTGGGCATGTGGAATCTTTATGCACCAGCTTGAGGGAGGGTGTAGAAAATATTGTATATTAAGTATTTATTTAGTATCTTTCCAATAAGAAAACTGGTAAGAATCAACCTGTCAGTTTCAAACAATACAGCAACAACAAGCCAgggaaccaaaaaaaaaaaaatgcacagCCAAACAGAAACAGAAAATAGTCAGAATTCTCCTTCCATAAACTCTAGGATTCGAGAGCCTAGTCTCTCCAATTACTGTTTACAAATTCCACACCTCATTCTAACTTTTTGGGCCCCTTATATACTTAGGTACCCACTGAATAAACCTACACCCTCCCTTACATAATACTTGCTGTTATAACTACTTTCTCAGTCCCCAAACTACCCTTTCTCAGCTCTACTCTAACGTCTTCTAGCATAGACAAAGGTCAATGGTGGCCTATCAATACCGCCCGCTAGGAgtttcaccttgtcctcaaggtgaaatGTCGGAAATTGGTCTTGAATCACGCCAAAGTCCTCCCATGTTGCTTCAAAATCTGGTAAGTGACGCCACTTAATCAACGCCTGGGGAGCTTCCTTATGTGAACCTGGCCGAACTTCCAGAACTGATTCGGGCTCCAACATCCACTCTAAATCGGCCGTGAGACCTGCTGGAAGAACTGTTGCTTGCTGGTTTGGACCCAAGGCCTTCCGAAGGAGAGAGACGTGGAAAACTGGATGAATGGCAGCGGTGCTTGGTAAGTCCAAGCGGTAAGCAGCAGCCCCAATTCGTGCAGTCACTTTAAAAGGCCCAAAATACCGAGGCGCCAACTTCTCATTAACGCGTTTAGCTACGGTGCGCTGCCTATATGGTCTCAACTTCACATACACCATCTCCTCCACGTCATAATGAACATCCCGCCGTTTCTTATCCGCTTGTTGCTTCATTTTCTGTTGTGCCCGCTGTAAATTCTGTTTTAACAGTTCCAAAACAGCATCTCTTTCCGTCAAATTCTGCTCCACTTCCGCGACTTTAGTGCTGTTATACTCAAATCTAATCAATGGTGGAGGGTCCCGATGGTAGACAGCTCTAAAAGGAGTCATTCCCGCTGCCGAATGAAAGGAAGTATTGTACCAATACTCAGCCCAAGGTAGCCACTTCACCCATTGGCTGGGTTTAGAGCTCACAAAACAGCGGAGGTATGTTTCCACACAACGATTCACCACTTCCGTTTGGCCATCGGATTGTGGGTGATAAGCGGTGCTTTGCTTGAGTGCTGTCCCTTGGAGTTTAAACAACTCTTTCCAAAATAAACTCAAGAAGATTTTATCTCTATCGGAGACAACGGACCGCGGAATGCCATGAAGTTTCACCACCTCGCGCACAAAGACAGCCGCTATTGATGCTGCTGAATAAGGATGTCTCAACTGAATAAAATGTCCATACTTGCTCAAACAGTCGACTACCACCAATATAGAATCAAACCCATTTGATGTGGGCAGCCCCTCAATGAAATCCATGGAAATATCTTCCCAAACTTGTTCCGGAATGGGCAAAGGTTGCAACAACCCAGCAGGAGATTGAGCCAAATATTTGCTTTGTTGACACACCGAACATTCCATAACAAATTTCTGCACATCCTTCCTCATTCCTTTCCAATACAAGTCAGCGGCTAGTCTTTGAAATGTCTTAAAAACTCCCGAATGACCCCCCACTTTGCTGCCATGGTACTCTTGCAATAGCAATGGTATAAATGGTGAAGAGGATGGCAAAACCAGCCGCCCCTTAAACTTGAGACAGCCGTGAAATAAAGAAAATCCCCCACTCGGCTTGCCCATGGATAACTCCTTTATGATTCCAGCCAACGTTGGGTCGCTTGCAACATGTGCTTGTAAGTCCGGAATAGAAATGAGGTTTGGAACCGAAATGGCAGCGAGGATGGGCTCCCCATGGAGTCTTGATAACGCGTCGGCAGCCTTGTTTTCTAACCCGGGTCGGTATTGGATATCAAAGTCATATCCAAGTAACTTTGTGAGCCACTTTTGATGTTCTAACGCCACCAGCCGTTGTTCCAACAGAAATTTCAAACTTTTTTGGTCAGTCCGCACCAAAAACTTCCTTCCAAGTAAATATGGGCGCCATTTAAGCACCGCCAACACTATGGCCATCAATTCCCTTTCATACACCGACTTAAGCTTATCTCTGGCTGATAATACCTTGCTGAAATACGCTATTGGCTGTCCTTGTTGCATTAAAACAGCCCCCAATCCCACGCCTGAAGCATCCGCCTCCACCACAAAAGGTTCCGCAAAGTTGGGCAACGCCAAAACAGGGGCAGAACTCATGGCTTCCTTAAGCCGATTAAAAGCATCTTGGGCTTCCGTTGACCACCCAAACGCGTCTTTTCTCAGCTGGTCTGTCAAAGGCCTTGCAATACCTCCATACCCACGCACAAACTTACAGTAATAGCCAGTCAAACCCAAAAATCCTCTAAGTTCGCGAACTGATTGTGGGGTTGGCCACTCTTTCATTGCTGAAATCTTGCTTGGGTCGGCTGAAACGCCCCTTGGCTGAAATTATATGACCCAAATATTCCACCCTCTCTTGTGCGAACAAACATTTCTTGTGATTGGCATACAATTGGTGAGTTAATAAGCGGTCCAAAACCAAGCTGAGATGGTGCATGTGCTCCTCCAATGAGCTGctatacaccaaaatatcatcaaaaaAAACCAGAACAAACTTGCATAAATAGTCGCGAAAAACCTCATTCATAAGGGCTTGAAATGtggctggggcattggtcaacccaaatggcatgactagaaattcatagtgtccgtcatgggtgcgaaaagcagtcttctcCACATCCTTGGCAGCCACTCTAATTTGGTGATAACCCGACTTTAAATCCAGCTTTGAAAACACTTGGGCTCCATAGAGTTCGTCTAACAACTCATCAATCACGGGGATGGGAAATTTATCAGCCACCGTCTCCCTATTCAACGCCCTATAATCCACGCAAAAACGCCAACtcccatctttctttttcactagAAGGACCGGGCTCGAAAATGGACTTGTACTTGGGCGAATAATACCCGCTTGTAGCATCTCTAAGACCAGCCGTTCAATCTCATTTTTTTGCACCTGAGCATAGCGATACGGCCTCACCAAAACAGGTTGTGACCCGGGCTTAAGTGTGATGACATGCTCCCTAGCTCGGCTAGGAGGGAGACCCGACGATGACTGAAATACTTGCTGGAATTTCTGTAAAACAGAGTTAATGGCTGCTGGAATTGCAGGAATGGCCGTCTCTTCCTCTGTAATTAACGCCCCAAAGTGAACCCAAAACCCTTGGGCTTCCCGTTCTACCGAACAAATCATGGCTTTCAATGTAATGGGCGACTTACACAAACTTGGGTCTCCTTGTAATGTTATCCAAGTTCCTGCCATTTCAAACTTCATGATCATTGTACGCCAATTCACTTGCATATTGCCCAGCGTTTCCAGCCATTTAATCCCCAAAATTACATCAGCTCCTCCCAATTCCAGCGGAAGAAAGTCCGTCACCACCCGCAAAGCTCCCAAATCCAGCTCAACTTGTGCACATATTCCTTCCGTCCGCACTTTCCCACCGGTGCCTAACAACACCCCATAACACGTAGTTGCTGTAATCGGTATCCCTGTAGCCGATACAACATCCATAGAAATAAAATTATGGGTCGCGCCGCTGTCGATGAGTACCATTACTGGTTGTTGTCCAATATGGCCAGCCAACTTCATTGTATGGGCGGATGAAATGCCCACCAAGGAATTGAGGGACAAGGTTGCCAAAGTTTCTTCGCCGGCTGTAAGTTCCTCTGAATCTGGCGAAG
It encodes the following:
- the LOC133819070 gene encoding uncharacterized protein LOC133819070, producing MGPKKDLQTEVLEERMELLQSEVRKELDGFRIEFQHLPKELESMKTEVLRLPAMEKKMDFLVAHLAQLLQASGKPTGGSMTMESDRQRRTMEEEHSPGGQNFSPTPPIIGEPSSQPHDQQQPSSEPPFAGQTFSHDYRPPRIELPLFSGDNPDSWVYRTERYFLLMHLTEPQMLETAIIGLDGDALTWFQWENQRRPITSWATLKRLILLRFRAAPIGSLSEELLSIIQTSTVKDYRVRWEVLASRVPDIPEHILEGSFMRGLKDEIKAALHILQPIGLAQIMDTAQRVEEGNQLLHLGLGFRPSSTKSTQSFPAHLKQALNQSAYRVPQSHAYGHPASSAPSSSPPTCTIVPSSVAGQPPKPQQFRRLTEAEYQDKRARGICFKCDKKFFRGHECEQRALQVLLLSDEEDNANTDDSPPPSPDSEELTAGEETLATLSLNSLVGISSAHTMKLAGHIGQQPVMVLIDSGATHNFISMDVVSATGIPITATTCYGVLLGTGGKVRTEGICAQVELDLGALRVVTDFLPLELGGADVILGIKWLETLGNMQVNWRTMIMKFEMAGTWITLQGDPSLCKSPITLKAMICSVEREAQGFWVHFGALITEEETAIPAIPAAINSVLQKFQQVFQSSSGLPPSRAREHVITLKPGSQPVLVRPYRYAQVQKNEIERLVLEMLQAGIIRPSTSPFSSPVLLVKKKDGSWRFCVDYRALNRETVADKFPIPVIDELLDELYGAQVFSKLDLKSGYHQIRVAAKDVEKTAFRTHDGHYEFLVMPFGLTNAPATFQALMNEVFRDYLCKFVLVFFDDILVYSSSLEEHMHHLSLVLDRLLTHQLYANHKKCLFAQERVEYLGHIISAKGRFSRPKQDFSNERVANPTISSRT